One Angustibacter luteus genomic window carries:
- a CDS encoding SRPBCC family protein, with the protein MADRTESSVVVEAAPAQVLAVIADFAAYPEWTGAVKQAEVVSTGTAGRAEQVRFVLDAGAIKDTYTLAYEWDVAKSGTGTVSWELVEAETVLKALDGSYTLEGDKAGPTTVTYQLMVDVRIPMLGMLKRKAEKSIIATALQELKKRAEG; encoded by the coding sequence ATGGCTGACCGCACCGAGTCCAGCGTCGTCGTCGAGGCCGCCCCCGCCCAGGTCCTCGCCGTGATCGCCGACTTCGCCGCGTATCCCGAGTGGACCGGCGCGGTGAAGCAGGCCGAGGTCGTCTCGACCGGCACTGCTGGGCGCGCCGAGCAGGTCCGCTTCGTGCTGGACGCCGGAGCCATCAAGGACACCTACACGCTGGCGTACGAGTGGGACGTCGCGAAGTCCGGCACCGGGACGGTCAGCTGGGAGCTCGTCGAGGCCGAGACCGTGCTGAAGGCGCTGGACGGCAGCTACACGCTCGAGGGTGACAAGGCCGGGCCGACGACGGTGACGTACCAGCTGATGGTCGACGTGCGCATCCCGATGCTCGGGATGCTCAAGCGCAAGGCGGAGAAGAGCATCATCGCGACTGCGTTGCAGGAGCTGAAGAAGCGGGCCGAGGGCTGA
- a CDS encoding SRPBCC family protein — protein MPMIDLVDDTFVAAPPEQVARAVADPRRWVRWWPDLALTTTRDRGAKGRQWRVDGGLRGTSEIWLEPWRDGVLVHFYLRADPGDQSATGARVDRERRHRAQQWKRAVHALKDDLERGREPGEPVRSTPADLKHSAETTDIQADE, from the coding sequence GTGCCGATGATCGACCTCGTGGACGACACGTTCGTCGCCGCACCGCCCGAGCAGGTGGCCCGCGCGGTGGCCGACCCCCGCCGGTGGGTGCGGTGGTGGCCCGACCTCGCGCTGACCACGACCCGGGACCGGGGCGCCAAGGGTCGGCAGTGGCGGGTGGACGGGGGCCTGCGGGGGACCAGCGAGATCTGGCTCGAACCCTGGCGGGACGGCGTCCTGGTGCACTTCTACCTCCGGGCCGATCCAGGCGACCAGAGCGCGACCGGGGCCCGGGTCGACCGCGAGCGCCGCCACCGCGCGCAGCAGTGGAAGCGCGCGGTGCACGCGCTCAAGGACGACCTGGAGCGCGGACGGGAGCCGGGCGAGCCCGTTCGGTCGACGCCGGCAGACCTCAAGCACTCGGCTGAGACGACCGATATCCAGGCAGATGAGTGA
- a CDS encoding AMP-dependent synthetase/ligase has protein sequence MVEFSMPALVAEPTTGNASSIVVEHAARTPELVLFSRRADGGWTDVTAAEFAAQVDELARGLLAAGVGVGDRVALMSKTRYEWTLVDYAIWSIGAVTVPVYETSSAEQVSWILSDSGAVAAVIETPAHARTVAAARSELPALKDVWQIDAGGLDDLVVAGADVDQTAVTERRDATSPSDLATLIYTSGTTGRPKGCELTHLNFMALCDNAVARLGDVVNVDGASTLLFLPLAHVFARFIQVLTITAGARLGHSGDIKTLLPDLAQFQPTFVLSVPRVFEKIYNSAEAGAEADGKGRIFAAAAATSVAWSKAQDAGGGGLALRAKHAVFDKLVYTKLRAAMGGKVQYAVSGGAPLGERLGHFFRGAGITVLEGYGLTETTAPSTVNTPDHLVIGSVGQPLPGISIKIADDGEVLIKGPHVLRGYWNNPQATEETLVDGWFRSGDLGSLTEDGTLSITGRKKEILVTAGGKNVAPAVLEDRIRAHPLVSQTIVVGDQKPFIAALITLDTEMLPTWLSNNGLPAMEVEAAAGNEQVQAEVQRAVDSANKAVSKAESIRKFRILPVDFTEDAGYITPSLKLKRSVVMKDFADEVEELYR, from the coding sequence GTGGTCGAGTTCTCGATGCCCGCTCTCGTGGCAGAGCCGACGACGGGCAACGCCAGCTCGATCGTCGTCGAGCACGCCGCACGGACCCCGGAGCTGGTGCTGTTCAGCCGGCGGGCCGACGGCGGTTGGACGGACGTCACCGCGGCCGAGTTCGCCGCCCAGGTCGACGAGCTGGCTCGTGGCCTGTTGGCGGCGGGAGTCGGCGTCGGCGACCGCGTCGCCCTGATGAGCAAGACGCGGTACGAGTGGACGCTCGTCGACTACGCCATCTGGTCGATCGGCGCGGTCACGGTCCCGGTCTACGAGACCTCCTCGGCCGAGCAGGTGTCCTGGATCCTGTCGGACTCCGGCGCGGTGGCCGCCGTGATCGAGACCCCCGCGCACGCGCGGACGGTCGCCGCCGCCCGCAGCGAGCTGCCCGCGCTGAAGGACGTCTGGCAGATCGACGCCGGTGGCCTGGACGACCTCGTCGTCGCCGGGGCGGACGTCGACCAGACCGCGGTCACCGAGCGGCGGGACGCCACCTCGCCGTCCGACCTGGCGACGCTGATCTACACGTCCGGGACGACGGGCCGCCCCAAGGGCTGCGAGCTCACCCACCTCAACTTCATGGCGCTGTGCGACAACGCCGTGGCCCGGCTGGGCGACGTGGTGAACGTGGACGGCGCCTCGACGCTGCTGTTCCTGCCGCTGGCCCACGTCTTCGCCCGGTTCATCCAGGTCCTCACCATCACGGCCGGCGCGCGGCTCGGGCACAGCGGGGACATCAAGACCCTGCTGCCGGACCTGGCCCAGTTCCAGCCGACCTTCGTGCTGTCCGTGCCGCGCGTGTTCGAGAAGATCTACAACTCGGCCGAGGCCGGGGCCGAGGCCGACGGCAAGGGCCGGATCTTCGCGGCCGCCGCGGCCACCTCCGTGGCCTGGAGCAAGGCCCAGGACGCCGGTGGGGGCGGGCTCGCGCTGCGCGCCAAGCACGCCGTGTTCGACAAGCTCGTCTACACCAAGCTCCGGGCTGCCATGGGCGGCAAGGTGCAGTACGCCGTCTCCGGCGGCGCCCCGCTCGGCGAGCGGCTCGGTCACTTCTTCCGCGGCGCCGGGATCACGGTGCTGGAGGGCTACGGGCTCACCGAGACCACCGCGCCGAGCACCGTGAACACCCCCGACCACCTGGTGATCGGTTCGGTCGGCCAGCCGCTGCCCGGGATCTCGATCAAGATCGCGGACGACGGTGAGGTGCTGATCAAGGGCCCGCACGTCCTGCGCGGCTACTGGAACAACCCCCAGGCCACCGAGGAGACGCTGGTCGACGGCTGGTTCCGGTCTGGCGACCTGGGCTCGCTGACCGAGGACGGCACGCTGTCCATCACCGGTCGCAAGAAGGAGATCCTGGTGACGGCGGGCGGTAAGAACGTCGCTCCGGCCGTCCTGGAGGACCGCATCCGCGCCCACCCGCTGGTCTCCCAGACCATCGTCGTCGGCGACCAGAAGCCGTTCATCGCGGCCCTGATCACGCTGGACACCGAGATGCTCCCGACCTGGCTCTCGAACAACGGGCTGCCGGCGATGGAGGTCGAGGCGGCTGCGGGCAACGAGCAGGTGCAGGCCGAGGTGCAGCGCGCAGTCGACAGCGCCAACAAGGCCGTCAGCAAGGCCGAGTCCATCCGCAAGTTCCGCATCCTGCCGGTGGACTTCACCGAGGACGCCGGCTACATCACCCCGTCGCTGAAGCTCAAGCGCAGCGTCGTGATGAAGGACTTCGCCGACGAGGTGGAGGAGCTGTACCGCTGA
- a CDS encoding glycosyltransferase 87 family protein, translating into MRYRLAIVVVLTSAAVLLLTALLRRWQLRSMPRGVLAATALASGLVAEVVPFFSHAGAGDRRLLAHVVATTCVLSAALLAVPGPRGRWLSAGAAVAGVVAWTVTAIALVPAPRIDVWVTLQQAADGMADGQNIYAMTWHDSPGIQDAFTYLPWTAVLLAPGRWLAGDVRWALLVWFLVGLACLVALGRRGGRTSQLALGAATLLALAPGSVTQAEQAWTEPLLFALVAAWALLVRRGHPWWAVIPLALGCASKQHLVVLLPVLALWTAFGWRRALTTAVGAGVLVLPWFLASPRDFWHDTVSLLVSFHPITFANTWFIAAQTELSWTPPFWLTGLLVLSVLALACVMVRRRQPGLTELIGWLALVLLVANLVNKQAFYNQFWLVGAFVALALAASEPSGEVARDGLARE; encoded by the coding sequence GTGCGGTACCGGCTGGCCATCGTCGTGGTGCTCACCAGCGCCGCCGTCCTGCTGCTGACCGCCCTGCTGCGCCGGTGGCAGCTGCGGTCGATGCCCCGTGGCGTGCTGGCCGCGACGGCCCTGGCCAGTGGCCTGGTCGCCGAGGTGGTGCCGTTCTTCAGCCACGCCGGTGCGGGTGACCGGCGCCTGCTGGCCCACGTGGTCGCGACGACCTGCGTGCTGTCGGCCGCGCTGCTGGCCGTCCCGGGACCGCGCGGGCGCTGGCTGAGCGCCGGCGCCGCCGTCGCCGGGGTCGTTGCCTGGACGGTCACCGCGATCGCCCTGGTCCCCGCCCCGCGGATCGACGTCTGGGTCACGCTGCAGCAGGCCGCGGACGGGATGGCGGACGGGCAGAACATCTACGCGATGACCTGGCACGACTCGCCCGGCATCCAGGACGCCTTCACCTACCTGCCCTGGACGGCGGTGCTGCTCGCTCCCGGCCGCTGGCTGGCTGGCGACGTCCGGTGGGCGCTGCTCGTCTGGTTCCTCGTCGGTCTGGCCTGTCTGGTGGCCCTGGGCCGTCGAGGCGGTCGGACGTCGCAGCTGGCCCTCGGTGCGGCGACCCTGCTCGCGCTCGCACCGGGCTCGGTGACCCAGGCCGAGCAGGCCTGGACCGAGCCGCTGCTGTTCGCCCTGGTCGCGGCGTGGGCGCTGCTGGTCCGGCGCGGTCATCCGTGGTGGGCGGTCATCCCGCTCGCGCTGGGCTGCGCCAGCAAGCAGCACCTGGTCGTGCTGCTGCCGGTGCTCGCGCTCTGGACGGCGTTCGGCTGGCGACGGGCGCTGACGACGGCGGTCGGGGCCGGGGTGCTCGTGCTGCCGTGGTTCCTGGCGTCGCCGCGCGACTTCTGGCACGACACCGTCTCCCTGCTGGTCTCGTTCCATCCCATCACGTTCGCCAACACCTGGTTCATCGCGGCGCAGACCGAGCTGAGCTGGACGCCGCCGTTCTGGCTCACCGGGCTGCTGGTGCTCTCGGTGCTCGCGCTCGCCTGCGTCATGGTGCGCCGCCGCCAGCCGGGCCTGACCGAGCTGATCGGCTGGCTGGCCCTGGTGCTGCTGGTGGCGAACCTGGTCAACAAGCAGGCGTTCTACAACCAGTTCTGGCTGGTCGGCGCGTTCGTGGCGCTGGCGCTCGCGGCGAGCGAGCCCTCAGGCGAGGTCGCGCGGGACGGGCTCGCCCGCGAGTAG
- a CDS encoding glycosyltransferase family 4 protein translates to MAAGRTLIVTNDFPPRTGGIESMVLALAQRLPADQVVVHTARQQGDAAYDATLPFEVVRDPSRLMVPTPQIARRSAALARSRGCDRVWFGAAAPLGLMAPTLRAAGVERTVATTHGHEIWWSSVPGARSLLRRIGERNDVLTYLGEFCRSKIERPLTPAARERMRQLTPGVDDATFRPGSGGDVVRERHGLADRPVVVCVSRMVPRKGQDVLVRALPAIQRRVPDAALLLVGGGPNLKNIERAVAQQGLERDVVLAGRVPWDQTPAYFDAGDVFAMPTRTRLLGLEPEALGICYLEAAATGLPVVVGDSGGAPDAVLDGENGYVVPGRSVEAVADRVATLLEDRELAARFGARGREWVAAHWRWDDLAARLQRLLAGEPVPRDLA, encoded by the coding sequence GTGGCCGCCGGACGCACGCTCATCGTCACCAACGACTTCCCGCCCCGCACCGGCGGCATCGAGTCGATGGTGCTGGCGCTGGCCCAGCGACTACCGGCGGACCAGGTCGTGGTGCACACCGCGCGCCAGCAGGGCGACGCCGCGTACGACGCGACGCTGCCGTTCGAGGTGGTTCGTGACCCTTCACGGCTGATGGTGCCGACCCCGCAGATCGCCCGGCGCAGCGCGGCGTTGGCCCGCTCCCGCGGCTGCGACCGGGTCTGGTTCGGTGCGGCGGCGCCGCTGGGACTGATGGCGCCGACGCTGCGGGCGGCGGGCGTCGAGCGCACGGTGGCCACGACCCACGGCCACGAGATCTGGTGGTCCAGCGTGCCCGGCGCACGGAGCCTGCTGCGCCGGATCGGGGAGCGCAACGACGTGCTCACGTACCTGGGGGAGTTCTGCCGGTCGAAGATCGAGCGTCCACTCACCCCGGCGGCGCGTGAGCGCATGCGCCAGCTGACCCCGGGCGTGGACGACGCCACGTTCCGTCCGGGATCGGGCGGTGACGTCGTCCGGGAGCGGCACGGGCTGGCGGACCGGCCGGTCGTGGTCTGCGTGTCCCGGATGGTGCCGCGCAAGGGCCAGGACGTCCTGGTGCGCGCCCTGCCGGCCATCCAGCGGCGCGTGCCGGACGCGGCGCTCCTGCTGGTCGGCGGGGGGCCCAACCTCAAGAACATCGAGCGGGCCGTGGCTCAGCAGGGGCTGGAGCGGGACGTCGTCCTGGCCGGCCGGGTGCCGTGGGACCAGACGCCGGCCTACTTCGACGCGGGGGACGTGTTCGCCATGCCTACCCGCACCCGGCTGCTCGGCCTGGAGCCGGAAGCGCTCGGCATCTGCTACCTCGAGGCGGCGGCCACCGGCCTGCCGGTCGTGGTGGGGGACTCCGGCGGCGCACCGGACGCGGTCCTGGACGGCGAGAACGGGTACGTCGTGCCCGGGCGTTCCGTCGAGGCCGTGGCGGACCGGGTGGCGACGCTGCTCGAGGACCGCGAGCTCGCCGCCCGGTTCGGCGCTCGCGGGCGCGAGTGGGTAGCGGCGCACTGGCGGTGGGACGACCTGGCCGCGAGGTTGCAGCGGCTACTCGCGGGCGAGCCCGTCCCGCGCGACCTCGCCTGA
- a CDS encoding M48 family metallopeptidase: MSVETQPRVDRDRSGQVAWTTFAVLGVLLLVAAAVLVPWHPWSGSTVHSTPALDFTAQQLKRDSTFHADLRIWTYPRLLVGLTATLILGLTPLGSRLVGRAGRLLGGSWPATVVAGTLALTVVSVLVALPFSVAAELVLRRYGLSTQDWAGWTVDLLRGTGISCLVTALALLVVVGLARRWPRWWWAPCAGLAAVLVVVGSLLYPVLIEPLSNTFTPLAAGQLRTDLLQLAADDGQPVRDVLVADASRRTTAENAYVSGFGSTRRLVVYDTLLHRASPAEVEAVVAHELGHVANHDVRHGTTLGALGAVWAVVGLGLLTGGRWWRRRAGVRGVGDPRSIAFLLAVLAAGTWLAAPVTNLVSRNIETRADVHALDLTRDPATVADMQRGLALANISDLDPRWYRELFFENHPSSAWRVALARAWAQDHGLPAIPPVADP; encoded by the coding sequence GTGAGCGTCGAGACGCAGCCGCGGGTCGACCGGGACCGTTCAGGCCAGGTCGCCTGGACGACGTTCGCCGTGCTGGGGGTGCTGCTGCTGGTCGCCGCCGCCGTGCTGGTCCCGTGGCACCCGTGGTCGGGCTCGACGGTGCACTCCACGCCGGCGCTGGACTTCACCGCCCAGCAGCTGAAGCGCGACAGCACCTTCCACGCGGACCTGCGGATCTGGACCTACCCCCGGCTGCTGGTCGGCCTCACCGCCACGCTCATCCTCGGGCTGACCCCCCTCGGGAGTCGCCTGGTGGGCCGGGCCGGCCGGTTGCTCGGTGGGTCCTGGCCGGCCACCGTCGTCGCGGGCACGCTCGCCCTGACGGTGGTGTCCGTCCTGGTCGCGCTGCCCTTCTCGGTCGCCGCCGAGCTGGTGCTGCGCCGGTACGGCCTGTCGACCCAGGACTGGGCCGGCTGGACCGTGGACCTGTTGCGCGGCACCGGCATCAGCTGCCTCGTCACCGCGCTGGCGTTGCTGGTCGTGGTCGGGCTGGCGAGGCGCTGGCCGCGCTGGTGGTGGGCGCCGTGCGCGGGTCTGGCCGCGGTTCTCGTGGTGGTCGGCTCGCTGCTCTACCCGGTGCTGATCGAGCCGCTGTCGAACACGTTCACCCCGCTGGCTGCGGGCCAGCTGCGGACCGACCTGCTGCAGCTGGCGGCCGACGACGGCCAGCCGGTGCGGGACGTCCTCGTCGCGGACGCCTCCCGCCGGACGACGGCCGAGAACGCCTACGTGTCCGGTTTCGGGTCGACGCGGCGGCTGGTCGTCTACGACACCCTGCTGCACCGGGCCTCGCCGGCCGAGGTCGAGGCCGTGGTGGCGCACGAGCTCGGCCACGTCGCCAACCACGACGTCCGGCACGGCACCACCCTGGGCGCGCTGGGCGCGGTCTGGGCGGTGGTCGGCCTGGGCCTGCTCACCGGTGGGCGGTGGTGGCGTCGCCGGGCCGGTGTCCGCGGCGTGGGCGACCCGCGGTCGATCGCCTTCCTGCTCGCCGTGCTGGCGGCCGGCACCTGGCTGGCCGCGCCGGTCACCAACCTGGTGTCCCGCAACATCGAGACACGGGCCGACGTCCACGCCCTCGACCTCACCCGCGACCCCGCCACGGTCGCGGACATGCAGCGCGGACTGGCGCTGGCGAACATCAGCGACCTGGACCCGCGCTGGTACCGCGAGCTGTTCTTCGAGAACCACCCGTCGTCCGCCTGGCGGGTGGCGTTGGCCCGGGCCTGGGCGCAGGACCACGGGCTGCCGGCGATCCCGCCGGTGGCCGACCCGTAA
- a CDS encoding NYN domain-containing protein, producing MSRETASEPLAAAPVLPDVVRRRVLDAAATALGELAPELVPAGLARVRGFAPARRAGSGATPLAAALERDAGFRAEAASVVRQSAPELSAALAAGEVPAAADPVDVAVTAYLLRPDGWQATLEAALQQVRQRAEAGAVAQDARELTRLRTELAAARAQLDTQQSESEQRVRALDEELAEVRRELRRHRSDADRARAQGKAAEQAAQERAAAADERVRESQAQAARAQGDLARAQDALEALRRADREGRSLAGSRARLLLDTVVDAAVGLRRELGLPPADVLPADLVGAHDPSAGAPVTASRAREEDDPTRLTELLLMPRAHLVVDGYNVTKSAYGELPLVDQRSRLVSGLSALAARTGAEVTCCFDGAVVEGRVSAPAARGVRVRFSDPGQTADELIRRLVRAEPTGRVVVVVSSDREVADGVRRSGARPVPSAALVKLLTRG from the coding sequence GTGTCCAGAGAGACCGCGTCCGAACCGCTCGCCGCCGCGCCGGTCCTGCCGGACGTCGTGCGGCGCCGGGTGCTGGACGCCGCGGCGACTGCCCTGGGCGAGCTCGCGCCCGAGCTCGTACCCGCCGGTCTGGCGCGGGTGCGGGGGTTCGCGCCGGCCCGTCGGGCCGGTTCCGGCGCGACGCCGCTGGCGGCCGCGCTCGAGCGGGACGCCGGTTTCCGCGCTGAGGCCGCATCCGTCGTCCGGCAGTCCGCCCCGGAGCTGTCGGCCGCCCTCGCGGCGGGCGAGGTGCCCGCCGCCGCCGACCCGGTGGACGTCGCCGTCACCGCGTACCTGCTCCGGCCGGACGGCTGGCAGGCCACCCTCGAGGCCGCCCTGCAGCAGGTACGACAGCGCGCCGAGGCTGGCGCCGTGGCCCAGGACGCGCGAGAGCTGACCCGGCTGCGGACGGAGCTGGCGGCCGCGCGGGCGCAGCTGGACACCCAGCAGTCAGAGTCCGAGCAGCGGGTCCGGGCGCTGGACGAGGAGCTGGCGGAGGTGCGCCGCGAGCTGCGTCGGCACCGATCGGACGCCGATCGGGCCCGGGCGCAGGGCAAGGCGGCCGAGCAGGCCGCGCAGGAGCGGGCCGCGGCAGCGGACGAGCGGGTCCGGGAGTCGCAGGCCCAGGCGGCCAGGGCGCAGGGCGACCTCGCCCGCGCCCAGGACGCGCTGGAGGCTCTGCGGCGGGCCGACCGCGAGGGACGCTCGCTGGCCGGGTCACGCGCGCGGTTGCTGCTGGACACGGTGGTGGACGCCGCCGTCGGTCTGCGTCGCGAGCTCGGGCTGCCGCCGGCGGACGTGCTGCCGGCCGACCTGGTGGGTGCGCACGACCCGTCGGCCGGCGCACCGGTGACCGCATCACGGGCCCGCGAGGAGGACGACCCGACCCGGTTGACCGAGCTGCTGCTGATGCCCCGCGCGCACCTCGTGGTGGATGGCTACAACGTGACCAAGAGCGCGTACGGCGAGCTGCCGCTGGTCGACCAGCGGAGCCGGCTGGTGAGCGGCCTGTCGGCCCTGGCGGCTCGTACCGGCGCGGAGGTGACCTGCTGCTTCGACGGCGCCGTCGTCGAGGGACGGGTCAGCGCGCCCGCGGCCCGGGGCGTGCGCGTCCGCTTCAGCGACCCCGGACAGACGGCGGACGAGCTGATCCGAAGGCTGGTCCGCGCCGAGCCGACCGGCCGGGTCGTGGTGGTGGTCTCCAGCGACCGGGAGGTCGCCGACGGGGTGCGCCGCTCGGGAGCGAGACCCGTGCCCAGCGCGGCCCTGGTCAAGCTGCTCACCCGCGGCTGA